The proteins below come from a single Mercenaria mercenaria strain notata unplaced genomic scaffold, MADL_Memer_1 contig_150, whole genome shotgun sequence genomic window:
- the LOC123529992 gene encoding uncharacterized protein LOC123529992, producing the protein MDISDVLDMQGYSIYFRNLYRSTHLITQYLEYQCTGVKAITSGGMGESSNMPGSDVDIMEVVNGFKVIEQNTSKAHSTGTTEFQKWIPLYICRRCCKAGYCRLEVTKIYYQEAVYCCNSPSGKYSICEIILDITKKQNDRYFISSKLFQDKVIPEEYVFPNDDVYELRRNGPAVTCENLDRVKSLELKHWPPEAIAWKSRERQNNWPSNELLSFLERNVSCYVVPVGCKSSKRSDLEWRISFVEIERYLIWNMNDTQFKCFILLKMLKKEYMKCEISTYHIKNVAFWSCEDLPERSWRKDLLFICVKNGLLKLRQYVEKGFLPHYVVPDNNLFFSKNIIKPEEKKYTLNIIDEINNDLEDKLSRLLLTTDLTEIHYSVSMVREYWRRCTLVLLYVRLTNSQSLCDNMGKKFGQDGEDILPCIRLALTKLELRKCSGTVNEIDDFIRKMKKESVIDYLTVALTCGMVYFVNNRYSDVRNALTEKLKDGSYKCYIKDEGDFSYMSLMSGDIIPFKTNSCKQVKDIRTDRQNLVMDFVVNYHELEYVPFPLKLQLTLCGPGRFIACNPLVLSCYMLYISEYNLDLAEEMEKTRAVFENVLSKVPHPNIHYIHLNMLGHSLYVTGDSKSAFKYFVLSLRTFQSYKNGGVYHIACMINDILQNKCPSVES; encoded by the coding sequence ATGGATATCAGTGATGTGCTGGATATGCAAGGATATAGCATATATTTCAGAAATCTTTATCGAAGTACACACCTTATAACTCAGTACCTCGAGTACCAATGTACAGGTGTGAAAGCTATAACAAGTGGTGGAATGGGGGAGTCGTCAAATATGCCTGGAAGTGATGTTGATATTATGGAAGTAGTGAATGGTTTTAAAGTAATAGAACAAAATACGTCGAAAGCCCACTCAACTGGCACAACAGAGTTTCAAAAATGGATCCCATTATATATTTGTAGACGATGTTGCAAGGCAGGTTATTGTCGACTCGAAGTGACTAAAATTTATTACCAAGAAGCTGTATATTGTTGCAATAGTCCAAGTGGAAAATACAGTATTTGTGAAATAATTCTTGATATAACTAAAAAACAAAACGATcgatattttatttcaagtaaatTGTTTCAAGATAAAGTGATACCTGAAGAGTATGTTTTTCCGAATGACGATGTTTATGAACTAAGACGTAATGGACCAGCTGTGACATGTGAAAACTTAGACAGAGTTAAAAGTTTAGAACTTAAACATTGGCCGCCCGAAGCAATAGCATGGAAATCTCGAGAGAGACAAAATAACTGGCCTAGCaatgaacttttatctttcctaGAAAGAAACGTTTCCTGTTACGTTGTTCCAGTTGGGTGTAAATCCTCGAAGAGGTCGGACTTGGAGTGGAGGATTTCATTTGTAGAGATTGAACGATACCTCATTTGGAATATGAATGATACACAGTTCAAGTGTTTCATATTGCTTAAGATGCTGAAAAAAGAATACATGAAATGCGAGATATCGACATATCacattaaaaatgttgctttttggtCATGCGAAGATTTGCCAGAAAGGTCTTGGAGAAAAGATCTGCTATTTATTTGTGTAAAGAATGGTCTTCTAAAGCTGAGACAGTATGTCGAAAAAGGATTTCTGCCTCATTATGTTGTTCCTGATAATAATCTATTCTTttccaaaaatataataaagcccgaagaaaagaaatatacattgaatataattgatgaaataaataatgatcTCGAGGATAAATTATCAAGGTTACTATTGACAACGGACCTTACAGAGATTCACTACTCGGTTTCCATGGTCAGAGAATACTGGAGAAGGTGTACTTTGGTCTTATTATACGTTAGATTGACAAACAGTCAGTCGCTTTGCGATAACATGGGTAAAAAATTTGGACAAGACGGTGAAGACATTTTGCCATGTATAAGACTTGCACTTACCAAACTGGAACTGAGAAAGTGTAGTGGAACGGTAAACGAAATTGATGACTTCATAAGAAAGATGAAGAAAGAAAGCGTTATAGATTACTTGACTGTCGCGTTAACCTGCGGGATGGTATATTTTGTAAACAACAGATATTCTGATGTCCGGAATGCTTTGACTGAAAAATTGAAGGACGGGTCATACAAGTGTTACATTAAAGATGAAGGCGATTTCTCGTACATGTCTTTAATGTCAGGTGACATTATAccttttaaaacaaacagttgCAAGCAAGTTAAGGATATTCGAACAGACCGACAAAATTTGGTCATGGATTTCGTTGTAAATTATCATGAACTGGAATATGTCCCATTTCCTTTAAAGCTACAGTTGACTTTATGCGGCCCAGGCAGATTCATTGCTTGTAATCCACTTGTTCTTAGCTGCTACATGCTATACATTTCCGaatataaccttgaccttgcTGAAGAAATGGAGAAAACAAGAGCCGTTTTTGAGAATGTTCTGTCTAAGGTGCCACATCCCAATATCCATTACATTCATTTAAATATGCTGGGTCACAGTTTATATGTTACAGGTGACAGCAAATCGGCcttcaaatattttgtattgtCTCTAAGAACGTTTCAGTCTTACAAAAACGGGGGAGTGTATCATATTGCTTGTATGATAAATGATATACTTCAAAACAAATGTCCATCTGTTGAATCCTGA